Proteins found in one Muntiacus reevesi chromosome 2, mMunRee1.1, whole genome shotgun sequence genomic segment:
- the ZNF585A gene encoding zinc finger protein 585A yields the protein MTMPANRTSPQKSLGLAPEERGGSCEGSVSFSDVAVDFSREEWQQLDLDQKNLYRDVMLETYSHLLSIGYQVPETEVFMLEQGKEPWALQGEGPYQSCPEELWQIGDQIESYHQRENRSLRNVTFIKKVLTIQRDYAYKGIRKIIHVSRNIPSPKRPYHQCDLFGSALSYNLDLCNHNRNSGSKNINKITEYSKISSYTKQECTPRGEKLQDHNQCGKILSYKQPPSQHQKIHTGVKSYECPEFGNTFTQKPQLKVHLKVHTGEKLYVCIDCGKAFVQKPEFITHQRTHTREKPYKCSECGKAFFQVSSLFRHQRIHTGEKLCECSECGKGFSYNSDLSIHQKIHTGERHHECSDCGKAFIQKSTLKMHQKIHTGERSYICIECGQAFIQKTHLIAHRRIHTGEKPYKCTNCGKSFISKSQLQVHQRTHTRMKLSMCSEYGKVFNSNSNLSTHKKVQIREKSSICTECGKAFTYRSELIIHQRIHTGEKPYECSDCGKAFTQKSALTVHHRIHTGEKSYICMKCGLAFIQKAHLIAHQIIHTGEKPYKCGHCGKSFTSKSQLHVHKRIHTGEKPYMCTKCGKAFTNRSNLITHQKTHTGEKSYMCPKCGKAFTQRSDLITHQRIHTGEKPYECSTCGKAFTQKSHLNIHQKIHTGERQYECHECGKAFNQKSILIVHQKIHTGEKPYVCTECGRAFIRKSNFITHQRIHTGEKPYECSDCGKSFTSKSQLLVHQPIHTGEKPYVCAVCGKAFSGRSNLSKHQKTHTGEKPYICSECGKTFRQKSELIIHHRIHTGEKPYECGDCGKSFTKKSQLQVHQRIHTGEKPYVCTECGKAFTDRSNLNKHQTTHTGDKPYKCVICGKGFVQKSVLNVHQSIHT from the exons ATGACTATGCCAGCTAATCGGACCTCTCCCCAGAAATCTCTGGGCCTGGCTCCAGAGGAACGTGGCGGCTCATGTGAG GGATCAGTGTCCTTCAGTGACGTGGCTGTAGATTTCAGCAGAGAGGAGTGGCAGCAATTGGATCTTGATCAGAAAAACCTGTACCGGGATGTGATGCTGGAGACCTATAGCCACTTGCTCTCAATAG GATATCAAGTTCCTGAAACCGAGGTTTTCATGTTGGAACAAGGAAAGGAGCCATGGGCATTGCAAGGTGAGGGCCCATATCAGAGCTGTCCAG AAGAATTGTGGCAGATTGGTGACCAGATAGAGAGCTATCatcagagagaaaacagatcTTTAAGAAATgtgactttcatcaagaaagtTTTGACAATACAGAGGGATTATGCATATAAGGgcataagaaaaataattcatgtGAGCCGAAACATTCCTTCCCCAAAGAGACCTTATCATCAATGTGACTTATTTGGAAGTGCTTTAAGCTATAATTTAGATTTATGCAATCATAATAGAAACAGTGGATCAAAGAACATTAATAAGATTactgaatatagtaaaatttccTCCTATACTAAACAAGAGTGTACTCCAAGAGGAGAGAAATTACAGGACCATAATCAATGTGGAAAAATTCTCAGCTATAAACAACCACCCTCTCAacatcagaaaattcatactgGGGTGAAATCTTATGAATGTCCTGAGTTTGGAAATACCTTCACTCAGAAGCCACAACTCAaggtacatctgaaagttcatacAGGAGAAAAACTCTATGTATGTATTGACTGTGGGAAGGCTTTTGTACAGAAGCCAGAATTCATCACACATCAGAGAACTCATACTCGAGAGAAGCCCTAtaagtgcagtgaatgtgggaaagcctttttCCAAGTATCTTCTCTTTTCAggcatcagagaattcatactggagaaaaactctgtgaatgcagtgaatgtgggaaaggcTTCTCTTATAACTCAGATCTTAGTATacatcagaaaattcatactggagagagacACCATGAGTGCAGTGACTGTGGGAAAGCATTCATACAGAAGTCCACACTCAAGATGCATCAGAAAATTCATACAGGTGAGAGATCCTATATATGTATTGAATGTGGACAGGCTTTCATCCAGAAGACCCACTTGATTGCGCACCgaagaattcacactggagaaaaaccataTAAATGCACTAACTGTGGGAAGTCCTTCATTTCCAAGTCACAGCTGCAGGTACATCAACGAACTCACACAAGAATGAAACTGTCTATGTGCAGCGAATATGGAAAGGTTTTCAACAGTAATTCCAACCTCAGTACACATAAGAAGGTTCAAATTAGAGAGAAATCTTCCATATGTACTGAATGTGGTAAGGCGTTTACCTACAGGTCAGAGTTGATtatacatcagagaattcacaccgGAGAAAAACCTTATGAATGTAGTGATTGTGGAAAAGCCTTCACTCAGAAGTCTGCACTCACAGTGCACCACAGAATTCATACAggagaaaaatcatatatatgcATGAAATGTGGTCTAGCCTTCATCCAGAAGGCACACTTGATAGCACATCAAATaattcatacaggagagaaaccttataaatgtggTCACTGTGGGAAATCCTTTACTTCCAAGTCACAACTCCACGTGCATAAACGaattcacacaggagagaaaccctataTGTGCACTAAATGTGGGAAGGCATTCACTAACAGATCAAATCTCATTACACATCAGAAAACTCATACAGGAGAGAAATCCTATATGTGTCCTAAATGTGGCAAGGCCTTCACTCAAAGATCAGACTTGATTacacatcagagaattcatactggggagaaaccTTATGAATGCAGTACATGTGGAAAAGCCTTCACTCAGAAGTCACACCTCAATATTCACCAgaaaattcacactggagagaggCAGTATGAATGCcatgaatgtgggaaagccttcaaccAGAAGTCAATACTCATTGTGCATCAGAAaattcatacaggagagaagCCCTACGTGTGTACTGAGTGTGGGAGAGCTTTCATCCGGAAGTCAAACTTTATTactcatcagagaattcatactggggagaaaccTTATGAATGCAGTGATTGTGGGAAATCCTTCACCTCCAAATCTCAGCTCCTGGTGCATCAACCAATTCACACAGGAGAAAAACCATATGTGTGTGCTGtatgtgggaaagcctttagtGGCAGGTCAAATCTCAGTAAACACCAGAAaactcatactggagagaagccctacATCTGTTCTGAATGTGGAAAGACCTTCAGACAAAAGTCAGAACTGATTATACACCATaggattcatactggagagaaaccttatgaatGTGGTGATTGTGGTAAATCATTTACTAAGAAATCACAGCTCCAAGtgcatcagcgaattcatacaggagagaagCCTTATGTGTGCACAGAGTGTGGAAAGGCCTTCACTGACAGGTCAAATTTGAATAAACACCAGACAACACACACTGGAGATAAACCCTATAAGTGTGTCATCTGTGGGAAAGGCTTCGTTCAGAAGTCAGTGCTCAATGTGCATCAGAGTATTCATACTTGA